TTTTGAAGTCTGCTTTGCTGAACACCTGCAGCCAGTTTTCAGCCAAAGACGATTactaaaaagaacaaaactcaAAACTGCAATTATTACAAAGAAATGAACACGTCAATGGAAAAATTCAGCAGCTATACTCCATGACAGGAGTTGTACTTATCTTTGAGGTGCCATTTTATAAGAACTCACATGTGGTGTTGTATCTAGTTCATATATGAATATCTTTTAAGCTCAAAGCATGGGGGCTTTGGCTGTAATCATCTTCTCATTCAACCTAGTGgcctgtatgtactgtacatgtctggATAGCCAATcacatctgattttttttcatacaattcAAAGAGTGAATAATAAAGTGGAATGATTCAGCCTGAGCATCAGGACAATCTTCCACAATTGGTTCATTGTCAGTGAAGATGAGACCATGTTAATGGACACAAAGTTTTTCTGGGGATACTCTGTTGCACTAATAATAAGAGGAATTTATTCTATTGTCCCCTATAAATTATTCTGTCCCTGGACCAGATCATCCATATATTTATCTCCTGGACACCAGTTCTTGTAAAGACTCCTCTGGTTATTGCTGAATAAGTCTATTTACTTCCTGATACTGATTTACTGGCATGAggccaaagaaaatgtaataaaactgGTCACTATTTGAAAAATAGGAAATACATGAAATGTCTTGGATTTCTAAAATTCAGTCTGCACCTCTTGGCAATAACACAaccttcaaaaatattttctcttaaGAAGCCAAGGTGATTTCAGGAGTGGACTAGATATACTTCCTTTCAATGGATTTGATAAACAGACCTTGAAGTGCTTCAATTCAACACAGTTCTATTCTTAAGTCTACGCATCTATGACCAATTTCGTCTTCAATTACTTGGCTCAGCAACTTGCAACTCATACAAATAGACTACAAAAATAGCAGTGAACAATtcctttggcaaaaaaataaaagattacatccgatcaacagcagcaaaaatagacaaaaattAAGTGAAGACACAATTCTTGTGCTAAAAACCCATTTTAAATCCAGTAGTAGTGAAGTTTTTGCCAAACAACTGTATAAGTAAGTCGGATATTGCCTTTTGAGGAACAGCAGTCACGAACTTCCGCCACCTCTTccttcatttctccttttccaTTCTACAGGATACACCTTAAAGGCTACAGTGGAACAGCAGGCAAAATAAGCAGCATCGGGCAGCCAGGAAGTGATTTCAGTACAAAGGACGCAGacaatgacaaatgtgtttgcaaatgttCACAGCTGACAACAGGGGGTAAGAAACACATTTATGTAAATAACTTGTTCATcaggaaaatacaaaagaaaaaatcacgTTTGCATTTGAGATGGGCACTTGCTGTGAAACAAATTCCCACACGCCCAAATCTTCAAGGGCATTTTTAGGGCTCCTGTACTTTCGTGGCCAGGTCAAAGAGCACAATTAGCTCAAAGTTAATCACTGATCAACTCATTGGGGAATTCTGCCCCACAATGGCTGACATTAATAGCCTGGGAACAGAGCTTGAAGGTCCTCCTCTGTTCCCTTGAAAGTGACTCCGCTGCCAGAAGTTTGTCTCCCTCTGTATTGAGGTCTGCCAAGTGAGCGTGAAAGCATGAAAACgcaaaccctaacccttttatTTCCCATTAGGCGTCTCTCACGGTGGACTTGACATGCACATTAGGCAACAATTGTGACCGACTGGCCCTGACCTAGTGTAAACAGTACAGTTGGCCGTTTGAAtgaacagaaatttaaaaatgaaggtAGTAAACCAGTATATAAACTGGAGCTGAAAAATGATTAGATACGTCTCTCAGTAAAATCCTTTTCAATACAACAAAACCCCTCACTTTGGTTTCAAAGAGGGACTACATGTTGCATATCAAAGTCTGTTTTATGTGTGTTGGGGAATACTACTGCATATGAGAGGACATAAATCCTTTCATGGTTTTCAAAGGGAGCTGAAAAAAGTCTGGTAAATCTCTTAAATTGATGTCCCTTGAGACAGTATTAGTTTCAAGAAATTAATCTGGGTGCGAGGAGTTAGACAGAAGTGGATTTTTAACACCTCCGTATCCCACATATCTCATCAACATGTGCTCGAAGCTATAGCTGCTCGAAACTCAGACACGCAAAACTTCAGCGGTTGATTTGCATTATGGGTAATAAAGGCACCAGGTTTTGACAGTGAAGCTGAATGTGTTGAATTATAAGAAGCTATATGTACGGTTCTGCTGCACAGATTCCCAGAGCGAGTCCATCAACATTACAGGAGTGAAATGTCAAATCAGTGGAGAACTCTTTTAAATTCACTTCTAAAATGCCAAAGTGATGAATAAACTCCTGTCTGATGAACTGTATTGGAAGGGGCACGCTGTATTGCATGCAATTGTTCGGGCATAAGTAATAACCTTGTACCTCAGTGGGAGTCACGTTAGACAGCAGTTGGAAATTTTACTAAGGTTTTCTTATGAGCCAGAATCATTAAATATTTCTAACTGAAAAATTAGTTCAGGATTTCCTGAATGCTGTTCACAGACATAAATGCTGTTTCTACGGACCACATGCGGCAGCCTACGTATTACTCCAGAGTCTTTAAACCAAGTTACCAGTCTAGTCggtctcctctctgctcacacTGATGAAAATTTAGTGTCATGGGGACTCCAAACAAAAAGGGGTGTGTGCCAATGGAAAATGACAATCCCTTGCCATGTAGCAATTATGCTGTCACCTCCAATTGAACGCtgtcaaatgtgaaatgtctgCCTTGAAACCATGACATGACAGAAGAATGTACTGCCCCTTTCTAACAATTCAAGTAGCTAATCATGAGATGCCGTGACATGACATAGAATCAACTATAGCTACCAGTGCAACACAGCTGAAAGGTGTATTTATTCTATTCATTCCATGTATCCATTGTCATAGCTTGATGTGAGGTAATGCTCAGTTGTTAAATGAAATCTGAACTTTCTCTATTCATTCGACATGGAGCAGCTGTTACAGCTTGTTACCCTAAAAGATTCAAGCCTCTAAATGAGGctttacattttgtaatatttgattttattctatCTCAAATATATTTTGCGAGTCATAGATTCAATCAGCGGTCAAGAGTGAAAGAGACAAGCTTTTACCACAGTAAATTAGCCCTTTTTGTACATCAAGTTcctatattatattttatatgcGTCATCATCTTTGACAAcagtgatgtttgttttcatgttccAGGTTGGTGGTTTGATGCCTGTGGTCCTTCCAATTTGAATGGGATGTATTACCAACAAGGCCAAAACTCAAATCGCTTCAACGGAATTAAATGGTACTACTGGAAAGGCTCGGGCTACTCACTTAAGTCCACTACGATGATGATCAGACCGGCAGACTTCACCGGTCCCCTCTGAACTGTCCGGAAACGGTACCCGACAAACGGTGCCCgacaaacagcagcaaacaacaaaaccaaaaataaaaattcttaaGGTAGCCAaagcacacagagaaaatatttttacaactTGATGCATGTTTATGcgtaaaataatttgaaatataatGGGTCGTTGCAAAAGAATTGTGAAATATGGACTGTCAAAATGACACtaacaaatatcaaatatcactACTGAAAATACTGATGCCTGTGCTGTGTAAATATCACTAGGTGTAGTATTACCTTGAGTTGTATAACAGCTTGTTAACCAAACAGGAAATACCAGAGTAAAATGGGACATTAATTATTCAACTTTCACAAAGGATTTTAATATAGTTTAAGCAGCCATTTAACTATGTTCTGAATTATATCGTCCTATTTAACACCAAGACTATGGTACAACATTCAGACAAACAACTGGCTTAAAGTGATTGTTATATGTGCTGGAACATTTTCTGCTGAATAACTAaagtgtaaatgcaaatgtatgGATGCCACAGAAAATAGTTCTCTCTTTATAGTTTTTTCTCCAGAGAATGTATGTACATTTGTTGTTTAATTTATATGTAGATTTTATGGTTCATATTTAACATCATATGTTATGATCATATATGATAAGACAGATTTGTTAGAGATCTAGGTCCTGGCTAGTTAATGATTAAATTGCACAAAAACTAAAGAGGATTTCTATTAATATAATTCTGCAGTACCATCCCACATGCTCATACATGACTATGATCTtttgagaaagttttttttttaaatttatgtaaTGTGTCTTTTGAAGTTAAAACTAGCAAAATTTATGAAAAGTTGTACAAGTGAGGAAGCTGACTTTTTCACCAGTGAACACTGACTATTGTTAGTGTTTGACTGACTACCAGCTGTTATATATCTGAAGTTGAATATTAAACACAAGCACAAGACAGAGAACTTAAGATATGAGAAATAACAAGTCCTTTTCCACAATAGTCCTATTCTGCACTAGAAACAATGAGGAGTCATGTGAATAAACAGCTGCCTGATTGCCACAAACTTTTCTGTAATGTTTTAtgactacaaaataaaaaaatcccattaatGATGGTTCAGGGTATAAATGTTTCTATAAGTAAAGATGTATACACATACACTGATCATCCATACATAACAATAGCTTGTCATCTGTACTATGGATAAAACAGTAAATGTCTAATTTTAAACTACAATACTGATATACTACATGTCATGACAGTAAACTTAGGGGGAAATTAATTTAGGAACTTCTCATACACAAAATTAtcagatgtactgtatatcatcaGATTAATTTAAAAATCCTATTTATCCAGTATACAGTAGCCATAAAGCCAGTAGAACTTTCATGGGCAGAAATAATTGAGTTGAGGGTAAAATGGCAAATATTAATCTTACTGCAAAGGTCAGGCATCATTATTTGAACAGAGAAACATAATATTAATGTAACATacaggcctgtcacaataactgCTTTTcgttgcacgatatattgtccccaaaatgattgcgataaacagtattatcgtccttttaagaccattttttttatacttaatcatgtgagcttggtcGTTGGTGCAAGTCCTACATGGATGTTATCCAGAGTTTAGACTTGAGTATAGGCctcaggaaaaaacaaagcaatctgaagaaaaatactaagaaatccatagtttctgacattttatagacaaagatgaacagatgagaggacagaagcagacagactttgctggactgttgatgacattcattcttatgtcaacacacacaagtgtagACATTATTATCGACTTTTCGCGACAGGCCTAGTTACATACAAAGTGAGATGAAAATataagagaagaggagatgtgAAAGTAACTACTAAactattatttttaaacaatgcAACTGAAATTACTTTTTGTCATTGACACTGATAACAGCTGAAGGCAACACCACAGGCACCCCACGGCAcagagtcagaaaaaaaagagagatattTGTGGTTTGCCAATCGCTGGATGCATCCATAGGAGCGAGTGGAGGAATGGTAAAAGGCCTCGGGCACACAAAGATATTTTGTCTGTCACAACAAAAGCCATCAAATAATTTCAAGAGGAAGTGTGCTGACATTTGTCTGCATCAAGACCCTGTGTCTCCCCTTACAGTGGCAGGAGAGGACAGTGACTCATGAATGACGGGTTCAGGAAGAGGCAGCAACAGCCACATTTCACACAGGACGCTTCAGGAAAAACAAGCGCACTGAAAATGGATGACTGGCAATAAAAATTAGCAGGTTTCCGTCTGACTTCCTCTGCTCGAGGTTTATTAGTTTTGAGTGTGAAAAAGAGTGATTTATATGGATAGAATTATTCATGTACAGGGAAAAAcatcattcagtttttttctatatGCAAAGATgtatgtaaagaaaaaataactctTGAGTGATTGTGATGTTGTCAATAAAAGAAAGGAATTTTTATGCACCCCTACCTTAAGCTTGGCGTTTGAAACTTAAAATCAATATATCTTGTATACGTTTgtttaattgaaaatataattgaACCTTGACAGTAAAGGTATCTGTGTTGTGGACACTTTTCCTTGTAAGTCATTGACACTGATACAGTAACTAGACCAGTACTGGTACTCACCTGTGCTGCTGGGAATTCGTCTGAAAGTTCATAAGGTTCCTCTGGAATCCAGTGCCTCTGCTCCAAACACCAGAGAATCtacacaggaaaaataaaagtcgAAGATAGTATATCACTTTATTAATAGTTTGAAAGAATTATGTGACGGATTCTAAAAATGTACAATCTACATACCCATTCAAATGAGAGGATCCAGCAGCCCCGAGCTATGCCCAACAAAATATTGAGAGTCCGCCGGCGACCCCCAGACACCACGTGAGTTGTGCTCTCACAAACTCGGTCAACGATAAGAAAACCACCCAGTGTTTTCACCACCTGAACCACCGTGTTCTGCTTCCTACAAAAGGAAAAGTAGAAAGCAACCATCATGAACTATTGCacaagacatttctttttatcaaCTGGTGGTATCGatttatcttttaaatgtttaaggTACTTACTCAGAGGGCATGCTGGTCATGACCAGTGTTCTCATAGCCTGATACAAAGATAAACACAATAGTTATGACTGTGACAGGGATAAAACATTGTTCAAGATAAATTAGAGTAAGTCTGTGTTCAAAGCTTTATATTGTGTCAGAAATTCCACATATATAGCAAACAATTAATTACACGTGGAAAAGCTCTAGTGTTgataaatgcacatatttttaaattgcttGTTTGTCGGagcaaaaatcacagaaaacagGGCTGAAATATCTGAACTCCATGTAGAAAAAATCTGGCAGTGTGTACTTATATATATGTTGTGCACTATGTACTGTAAAAGTAGCCAAGATAATACAGTGCcgatacatgtttttaaaatggctCAAGGAGCCTTGGAAATTGAAAGCATATTATGTTTCTTTTGGGGTGACAGTATTGTGAGCTGGTTTGAATTGTGCACTTCCAATAACCCTGCCAGATATATAGTTGCATTGAGagcaaaaaggaaataaaacaccaaGGCCAGGAGGTGAGAAAAACGCATTCAGAGCCACTGCAACAAAAACTTTAAATTCGTAAGCTGACGACCGTGGTCCATCCTGCTACGTACTTTGGCCCCAATACAGCGAGCTatcatcaacacaaacacctgaGCGGTCACAAACAGGAACACCAGGCCCTTTCCCACCAGACTCTGATATCTGGTCCCCCAGCTGGAAGTCAGGGGTTAAGGCCTGCTGAAAGCAGTGGTGCCAAAATGGTCCACCAATGGGgttttttctggttttcttttttagaggattttttttttgatattccaATTTGTTAATGCTCCACAACAGGGTCCAGCCCAAAGGTATGAGAAGAACAGCTCGTTCTGCTGTTTAACAACTCAACAATTTGTGAAGCTGTTCCCTGAAGATCCCTTTAAGGGGACTTCAGCTTATCTCGTGGACAACAGACATGTTTTGGCAGCGGCACAAGAAAACAGGCATTGAAGAATGAGCCTCTGACAAAGAGCCAAACTGTTACGGGGCCCAACGAGCACAAATAAAGGAAATTCTTCACTCGGTGACTAGGTGGCATTGATGGCCACTATTTTTTGCCCGCTGAAATGACGTGATTCAGTAAATCGAAGAGAGACGAGGGTCGGGGGGTCTCTGTGAAAGTGGGGTTCAACTGGAGCTGTGAGAGCCAGTTACAAACCCCAGATTACCAGTAGTCACAACTAAAAGGCACCTCACATAAAAACTCACCAAAATAATACCATAGGCACATATAGCAGCTCATATCAGTTCACATGTGTTGTGACCATGGTCAAAGCAACTTCTTCAGACTCTTGGCAGTTACTGGAAGAGtctttatgaaaaagaaaactacacAAGGGTTTTTCTAATTCAGCACCAGAGAAATTTATCATTGTTTACCATCTGCACTTCAAAGGTCAGCGAGCCGAGCAGGTGTGAATTTCCCCTCGTCATCGCGAATGACTGCGTTTACCTATTTTTTGGCCATTAATCTGTTATCCTGATCTTCATATAAACCAAGGGAACAACTGCGACATATCTGTGACAAGGgtacaaaaaaagtgtcagcCCATAACAGATCCCTGGGGGACATGATGTCATGTTTcgctctttccccccccccccccgcagctaCAGCTTGTTGAGGTTACCAGCGTAACGAAAACAGAATCCAGGTGCATTTCACAAGCAAGGAAGTCGTACGCCACCATCACAGAGGCAAAAACACAGGAAACCCTCAGGACCAGACAAAACCCCTCAGCTAGATGCGACAAACGCCTCCAGCTATTGAAGCGTCTGACCGTATGGAGGATATACTTAAAAAAGGCATTATAAACATAATGCTTACAGTCAGTTTCATTCCTAAAACCCTATATTAAAGAATGTCGGGACTGTGTCATGTTCTATAGCTGTATTAGTGTTGGACGATAAATTAAGTACAAGTTTCATTTACTGAGGAAAGGTGAGAAGAGCACAagagaaaatgcattttcctcacttttcagtttttcctatGATGAAGGACAATAAACTTTGCAAAATTCAGGCTGGTTTGAAGTCAGAATTTAGAGGACAAACATGTATATGAATTATATGAAAACTGTGCAATTCTGTTCCACAGGAGTATCTTGTATTAATCGGAAAGCTCCCCACTGGTAACATCCTGTTTTTGCAGTTccattccaatttttttccccccacattgtAAGAAATGTACGATCAACATGTTTTGGAAAAACTTGATGCTAAATGATACAATTCAGTTAGACATTGGAAAAAACGATCATGTGTCCTgacctttgttttgttgagcaGTTTCTGGAGATTCTGAGTTTCTTTGCCTTCAGACGGGATCTCTGTCAAACCAGCTGCAACCGTAAATTCATTTCCTCTGcctacattttgaaaaacaagagaaacaaataaacagcGTGGGGGATGTCACTCAAGTTTTATAGCAGGCAGGcagttttggtttgtgtgtgtgtgtgtgtgtgtgtgtgtgtgtgtgtgtgtgtgtgtgtgtgtgtgtgtgtgtgtgtgtgtgtgtgtgtgtgtgtgtgtgtgtgtgtgtgtgtgtgtgtgtgtgtgtgtgtgtgtgtgtgtgtgtgtgtgtgtgtgtgtgtgtgtgtgtgtgtgtgtgtgcgcgcgcgtgcatgcgtgtcAAATCTGCTGGCTATTTACACCAGGCTATATACTGAcattaaataattgttttctacatttaaaCCAGTGACAACCACCTCACAGAAGGGTGGAGAAATTAATTAAGCTCAACATAATcgttctatttaaaaaaaataaggtcaATAAAATAACAAGGTGAAATATAAGTTattaagtattaaaaaaaatgctgatacTGTAAGATTAGTTCACGACAGTAGATATTTTATACTTATTTTCGATCGGAAACAGTCCAGTTTCAAAACTACTTATCCTGTTCAGGGTCTTGGGGGTCAGGCCTCAGCATGCAGGTAGACGCCCTGGACAGTCTGTCACATACTGTAAGAGCAACAAATGCTCCTACAGGCAAGTGGAGCTTCTAAAGCAcctcatttgcatgtttttggatTATGGTAGACAATGATAAACCCAGAGACATGAGGAGAATATATCTCAAACcttatttaaatacataaagtaTTTATACACACAAAAATGGTTGTGTACCAATACATCAAATTTATTGGAGCTAAATATGAATAAGGcctttaaaagacaaacacacatacagatttaaaaaaatattcaaataaaaaaagccttATTTTAAGTTGAAGAAATTTTATTATAATTCTCTTGACATCCACAAATAAAATTCACCTCCAGAAAAACAGCTGAGGCCAAATTAGGAATTCCCTGAAAAAATCATTGCGTTGCTTTAGAAACCAAAAATATGAGATTAGAAACAGTGAAAGACCTCCAACACTGTGGAAgttcttgttttgttcagtTCATAATGATGAAGGTAATATAAGAAAAGTGAGAATTGGGTTCACAGTGGTTAATTTATACGTTCTAAACTCTGGCAGTCTGATTACTCACTTTCCAAGGTGTGAGAAGGGACAGTGACATCAGGACTTTTCTCCAGCTGCGATGGTGCGATATCCTCCGTCAACACTGTCAATTGCACAgatgctcttcttcttttcactgcaTCACTCGTAGTTGTACTGGTGCTCGTAAATGGCAACGTGCTCTGTCTTCGCCTTTTAGCCGCAAGTCCTACACCGGCACTGGAAAGAGATCCTTTAACATCCTGCTGTTGATGACTCCTTGCATCAGATTGCTGTTGGTGATTTTCTTccagtttcctcttccttttgtaGATAGTTTCAGGTCCAGCGCTTTCACTTCTTCTTTGTTGTCTCTTCTTTGGGACGGGGTCCAACTCAAAAGGAATCAGAATTTCCGTCTCCACAGGCAAATGAGACGAGAGAGGTTTTTTTGATCTCTGGTGGTGGTTAGCTGGGGAAAAATAGTCCTCAAACACACTGTCGTCTCCATCAGCGGAACCTGATGCAACACTGGGAGATTTGGCAGATTGAGTGGAAGATCGCACCAAGGCAGAAAGCGACCGTCTGGCCCGTTTGGATAATTTCTCTTCCAGTTTCTGTAATGGAGCAGCAGGTTCTTTTGAGGGTTCAAATTCAGCATCACGTGACATGGCTGCTGACAAGAGGCGACTGGAAGGATTCACATCATTAGAACAAATATCAGTTTTAGCCTCTGAAAAGGTTTCATCAGATTTAATTTTGGGCTTTtccctttcagtttttttatgtgatGATTTGATCTGTGACCgtcttttatctttaaaaacgTCCTTGCTGTTGTCAGATCTCGTATCCTGACAAGGACTTTCCAATAAACCTACAGATTTGTGTTTCTCCGCTGGCTTTTTTCTGACAGAGGCTCTTCTTGACTTTTTATGTCTgttcccttcttcttcctctttgtcctccacaTCAGGACATTTCAAAGGACTTGATATTATTTTTGGGACATCACGGCAGGGCTCTTCAGAACCTTTCCTGCTGCGTTTTGCAGGATGTCCATGATCAGTGATATCGACTTTTGTTCTCCCTTCTTCTTTATCGGGTGAGCAGCCAGGTTCAGCAACAGAAGCACTGGAATCATCATCCGACTGGTCAACTGCATGttggggaaaaataataataattatggaTTTTATGCATCTCTCacttaatttgaatttttttctcactgataTCTACAACATAAAACCACAAGATGTTGCTCGCGCTTCGCAAGCTCTCAGATTTAATTGTATGCTAGACGTCCACTGTGAAATAGTGGAAAGCCAAAGTAAAACAAGTGACTGATGGTGTAAAAGGCTCAGGCAACCAGTTGAAGGGAACAGAATATTTCTTTAAAGacctgtcagaaaaaaatgagggcaCAACATGAATACTGCACACTCCAAAGAGATGCTAATGTCTGTCTGTTGCCGTTAGTATCTCTCTTGTAGACAGACTCTTTTAATGCAGCTTCTGACATATTTAAGcataagacaaagaaataaaagagctGGTTCAAGATTTTGCTTTCAGCTTACCAGTATTTGGAATTTTCATAAAATATCTGTTTTGTAATGGggtttttcctctgcatatctgTTCACCTCTTACTTCATGAGCTtgggaaaataaaactgtatgtatgaatatatgaaaGACCTGCCAATGTCTTAATTACAAGTGCAAATGCTACTTTCTTGGATTTCAACACGCGGGTTCGTTTGGCTTGATCTTGGTGCTTTACCTGCCAGCTAAGTCTGGAAATATGCTTGTAATgcttattttaaatattatgaaataTGTAGTCATTTTGACCTCACATTAGACATCTCATATTAACTACTGCATATACATATGTCAAATATGGAATTAAGAGGATGCTGCTACTTCCTTTTAACGGAACATCAATTAATAGAATTAATAGAAAAAGCAACTGATCTTTGAagttgggaaaaataaaaactacactaCAACTTTCCATTGATCTGAAGAAAGAACAGTTTTCTTACACATTAATTTGAGGACAGTGGGTGTGCTCCCGATAGAAGGCTTCAGTCCGGTGGTTGAGCTGGATTCAACAAGTTGTGAAACTGAAAGACAGAGACGTGCGTTTGGCATTTCAAAAATGCTGAAATAATTGAAAGG
The sequence above is a segment of the Scophthalmus maximus strain ysfricsl-2021 chromosome 10, ASM2237912v1, whole genome shotgun sequence genome. Coding sequences within it:
- the mcph1 gene encoding microcephalin; amino-acid sequence: MTTSNNRSVLKDVVAYVDVWSSDKTANYSKPFAQQLQEMGAQVSKTFTKQVTHVVFNNGHQATWRKAKKSDVRLVSVLWVGRCYDDGVCVDEALYPALNDESNPVLKNKKHRCMQPKDSAEKTPENDTRMRKKLDKMMKDFAPKQLLVEDVSPIIIDEENGIVYSPALKRSDYMAQRLKDMKEKRENLSPTVSQLVESSSTTGLKPSIGSTPTVLKLMFDQSDDDSSASVAEPGCSPDKEEGRTKVDITDHGHPAKRSRKGSEEPCRDVPKIISSPLKCPDVEDKEEEEGNRHKKSRRASVRKKPAEKHKSVGLLESPCQDTRSDNSKDVFKDKRRSQIKSSHKKTEREKPKIKSDETFSEAKTDICSNDVNPSSRLLSAAMSRDAEFEPSKEPAAPLQKLEEKLSKRARRSLSALVRSSTQSAKSPSVASGSADGDDSVFEDYFSPANHHQRSKKPLSSHLPVETEILIPFELDPVPKKRQQRRSESAGPETIYKRKRKLEENHQQQSDARSHQQQDVKGSLSSAGVGLAAKRRRQSTLPFTSTSTTTSDAVKRRRASVQLTVLTEDIAPSQLEKSPDVTVPSHTLESRGNEFTVAAGLTEIPSEGKETQNLQKLLNKTKAMRTLVMTSMPSEKQNTVVQVVKTLGGFLIVDRVCESTTHVVSGGRRRTLNILLGIARGCWILSFEWILWCLEQRHWIPEEPYELSDEFPAAQICRLQRHLSAGEHQQDLFQGRPAMFVSQHSQPPTQSLVELIQLCGGTVSKTVRQAGICIGRYSGRRPEGSRILSEQWVLDSVTHLKQLSYDDYALE